The Candidatus Sulfotelmatobacter sp. genome contains a region encoding:
- a CDS encoding DUF2723 domain-containing protein, whose protein sequence is MLPHAGLGSRATPQLHSTWIALAILVTLTPTLAHTPQNGDGAEIVNTALLGGVMHPPGFPLQAWLDRAVVRIPGVEPAWAIALLGLFAHACAAGLIAETLGLLGARPLARVLGAAAFALHPAIWAVSVEPEVFAPAHAALAAMIWIAVRVSRSPPERIQWRSALGVGLIGAACAASHPIAVAALPALAGATLASARRREGRVARALVLAAALLAPAAALYLSLPLLRTSSIWPDWGSLRTPADVLRHALRADYGAFSLSAASGASNLSGLSVLFDRAWSSWLVATGFLAAGAVVLLRRADWSAARLPVFGTLAAGLALLAAARLPEQTYAAAVLARLEGPAVISGALLAGLGCDALLSRLRARSTSGLVTTAVALTIAYWLIAGWREADVSHDTTLALHARGIAAELPDRAVYVTEGDVETFLGIPAPSGTRFPISGPEIAPEWYWRDVVPRLEPRVLQPGVPVNQWSDFLVACFARGLPVASTSSTLIESSRATLELRGLIFVARADADSELTAESIAAAARLAPIAEALPRLPARGHAFSRFYVRRFARAYAGAAEALRRFGDPALAGCADSIADALNHGADLAARNALLRSFEVRCTRR, encoded by the coding sequence GTGCTTCCGCACGCAGGTCTCGGAAGCCGCGCGACGCCCCAGCTTCACTCCACGTGGATCGCGCTCGCGATCCTGGTGACGCTGACTCCCACGCTCGCCCACACGCCCCAGAATGGCGACGGCGCCGAGATCGTCAACACCGCGCTGTTGGGCGGCGTGATGCATCCGCCCGGGTTCCCGCTGCAAGCCTGGCTCGATCGCGCCGTGGTCCGGATTCCGGGCGTCGAGCCGGCCTGGGCGATCGCGCTGCTTGGATTGTTCGCGCACGCCTGCGCCGCGGGGCTGATCGCCGAGACGCTCGGCCTGCTCGGCGCGCGCCCGCTCGCGCGCGTTCTCGGAGCCGCGGCGTTCGCGCTCCATCCCGCGATCTGGGCGGTGTCGGTCGAGCCCGAAGTGTTCGCGCCCGCGCACGCGGCGCTCGCGGCAATGATCTGGATCGCGGTGCGCGTGTCGCGGTCGCCGCCCGAGCGAATCCAGTGGCGCTCGGCGCTCGGCGTGGGGCTGATCGGTGCCGCGTGCGCCGCCTCGCATCCGATCGCCGTGGCCGCGCTGCCCGCGCTGGCCGGGGCGACCCTGGCGAGCGCGCGGCGCCGTGAGGGACGCGTCGCACGCGCCCTGGTTCTCGCGGCCGCCCTGCTCGCGCCGGCCGCGGCGCTCTACCTCAGCCTGCCGCTGCTGCGCACCTCCTCGATCTGGCCGGACTGGGGCTCGCTGCGGACTCCGGCCGACGTCCTGCGGCACGCGCTGCGGGCCGATTATGGTGCCTTCTCGCTTTCCGCCGCGAGCGGCGCGTCCAACCTGTCGGGACTCTCGGTGCTGTTCGATCGGGCATGGAGCTCGTGGCTGGTGGCGACCGGGTTTCTGGCCGCGGGTGCCGTCGTGCTGCTGCGCCGCGCCGATTGGAGCGCGGCGCGGCTGCCGGTGTTCGGAACGCTCGCGGCGGGGCTCGCGTTGCTCGCCGCGGCCCGGCTTCCCGAACAGACCTATGCCGCGGCGGTGCTGGCGCGGCTCGAGGGACCGGCGGTAATCTCGGGCGCCCTGCTGGCCGGCCTCGGCTGCGATGCGCTCCTCTCGCGGCTCCGGGCGCGGTCGACGAGCGGGCTCGTCACGACCGCGGTGGCACTCACCATCGCCTACTGGCTGATCGCCGGCTGGCGCGAGGCGGACGTCTCGCACGACACCACCCTCGCTCTTCACGCGCGCGGCATCGCCGCCGAGCTTCCCGATCGCGCGGTCTACGTGACCGAAGGCGACGTCGAGACGTTTCTCGGGATCCCGGCGCCGTCGGGCACCCGCTTCCCGATCTCCGGGCCCGAGATCGCGCCGGAGTGGTACTGGCGCGACGTTGTGCCTCGGCTCGAGCCGCGCGTGCTTCAGCCCGGCGTTCCCGTCAATCAATGGAGCGATTTCCTGGTCGCGTGCTTCGCGCGCGGGCTGCCGGTCGCGAGCACGAGCTCCACGCTGATCGAGTCCTCGCGCGCGACGCTGGAGCTGCGCGGCTTGATCTTCGTGGCGCGCGCCGACGCCGATTCCGAGCTGACCGCCGAGAGCATCGCCGCCGCCGCCCGGCTCGCCCCGATTGCCGAAGCGTTGCCGCGGCTCCCCGCCCGCGGTCACGCGTTCTCGCGCTTCTACGTGCGCCGATTCGCCCGAGCCTACGCCGGCGCCGCCGAGGCGCTGCGGCGATTCGGGGATCCGGCGCTGGCCGGCTGCGCCGATTCGATCGCCGACGCCCTCAACCACGGCGCGGACCTCGCCGCGCGCAACGCGCTGCTCCGCTCGTTCGAGGTGCGCTGCACCCGGCGCTGA
- a CDS encoding zinc-binding dehydrogenase has protein sequence MNAIVFDRFGGPEVLELREVPAPEIAADQALVQVKACGINHLDLWVRSGLRGLDPDMPHILGNDVVGVVLEAGSAVRHLRAGDRVLVDPTLSCGVCPQCLAGDDNLCRDYDVLGRRRNGGYAELVAVPGVNCLPFPENLSWEQAAAVPLVFLTAWHMLVGRAQLRPGEDCLVIGAGSGVGSAAIQIARLIGARVIATASTPEKLARAHTLGAHEVVSHADREFSKQVRALTGKKGVEVAFEHVGGYVFDQAAASLARNGRLVTCGATIGSSVNLEINALFGKHLTLMGSWMGRRAELVEVLKFVRDGRLKPVVDLVLPLADARRAHERLETRQNFGKIVLVP, from the coding sequence ATGAACGCCATCGTCTTCGACCGCTTCGGCGGACCCGAAGTCCTCGAGCTGCGCGAGGTGCCCGCGCCGGAAATCGCCGCCGATCAGGCGCTGGTTCAGGTCAAGGCCTGCGGCATCAATCACCTCGATCTGTGGGTGCGCTCCGGGCTGCGCGGGCTCGACCCCGACATGCCGCACATCCTCGGCAACGATGTGGTGGGCGTCGTGCTCGAGGCCGGCAGCGCGGTGCGCCACCTGAGGGCGGGCGATCGCGTGCTGGTCGATCCCACGCTCTCGTGCGGAGTGTGCCCGCAGTGTCTTGCCGGCGACGATAACCTGTGCCGCGACTACGACGTGCTTGGGCGGCGGCGCAACGGCGGCTACGCCGAGCTGGTGGCGGTGCCGGGCGTCAATTGCCTGCCGTTCCCCGAGAACCTCTCGTGGGAGCAGGCGGCGGCGGTGCCCCTGGTGTTCCTCACCGCCTGGCACATGCTGGTCGGCCGCGCGCAGCTCCGGCCGGGCGAGGATTGCCTGGTGATCGGCGCGGGCAGCGGCGTGGGAAGCGCCGCGATCCAGATCGCGCGGCTGATCGGCGCGCGTGTGATCGCGACCGCGAGCACGCCGGAGAAGCTCGCGCGCGCGCACACGCTCGGCGCCCACGAAGTCGTGAGCCACGCCGATCGCGAGTTCTCGAAGCAGGTGCGCGCGCTGACCGGCAAGAAGGGCGTCGAGGTGGCGTTCGAGCACGTCGGCGGCTACGTGTTCGATCAGGCGGCGGCTTCGCTGGCGCGCAACGGCCGGCTGGTGACCTGCGGCGCCACCATCGGCAGCAGCGTGAACCTCGAGATCAACGCGCTGTTCGGCAAGCACCTCACGCTGATGGGCTCGTGGATGGGCCGCCGCGCCGAGCTGGTCGAGGTGCTGAAGTTCGTGCGCGACGGGCGCCTGAAGCCGGTCGTGGATCTGGTGCTGCCGCTCGCCGACGCGCGACGAGCGCACGAGCGGCTCGAGACCCGGCAGAATTTCGGGAAGATCGTGCTGGTGCCCTAG
- a CDS encoding potassium channel family protein, translated as MFKVSETLERVSSVTWALLFLFAALVVFPALYMALPVGSFYFVTSAREPSASRAYAELGRLLRSDLTIGFVLPEDPFGLADTKAWGVVDSQIVIKDITVSPAAERGVEFHTLDDIPLEVSWYLPSENDGVGQFVLQCISELRVNKRELFPEFSLRGLPDTTRARLSEPIDVVTPFPTKILDGSFTLVRVGLPPPPPLSNREQWSILRRALPSGALTEPLISLSPPTRKALYAYTRQMLGYPIDWKDNALRLVYLSMITITTVGYGDILPLTTAARVLTGTEAILGLVLLGFFLNSVAVRASTRRAGTARD; from the coding sequence ATGTTCAAGGTCTCGGAGACGCTAGAGCGGGTGTCAAGCGTCACATGGGCGTTGTTGTTCCTCTTTGCCGCGCTAGTCGTATTTCCCGCCTTGTACATGGCCCTGCCCGTCGGAAGCTTTTACTTTGTCACGTCGGCTCGGGAGCCATCAGCGTCTCGCGCATACGCCGAGCTAGGGCGCCTGCTCAGGTCCGACCTTACTATTGGATTTGTGCTTCCAGAGGACCCATTTGGTCTCGCCGACACGAAGGCCTGGGGAGTCGTGGATTCTCAAATCGTCATCAAGGACATCACGGTCTCGCCAGCAGCGGAGCGAGGAGTCGAGTTTCACACACTGGATGATATCCCGCTCGAGGTGTCCTGGTACTTGCCTTCCGAAAACGATGGCGTGGGGCAATTCGTGTTGCAGTGCATCAGCGAACTTCGAGTGAACAAGAGAGAACTGTTTCCGGAATTCTCCCTGAGAGGACTTCCTGATACGACACGCGCGCGGCTGAGTGAGCCGATCGACGTAGTGACGCCCTTCCCGACAAAGATTCTTGACGGCAGCTTTACGCTGGTCAGGGTTGGCCTGCCCCCGCCTCCGCCACTCAGCAACAGGGAGCAGTGGTCAATCCTGCGAAGGGCACTTCCCAGTGGAGCCCTTACCGAACCGTTGATCTCTCTATCGCCGCCTACGCGAAAGGCGCTCTACGCCTACACTCGCCAGATGCTCGGATACCCCATCGACTGGAAGGACAATGCGCTCCGGCTTGTCTACCTCAGCATGATTACAATTACTACTGTTGGCTACGGGGACATTCTCCCGCTGACGACGGCTGCAAGAGTTCTGACAGGAACGGAGGCCATTCTTGGACTCGTTCTTCTGGGATTCTTCTTGAACTCCGTCGCTGTAAGAGCCTCAACGCGAAGAGCAGGGACAGCGCGCGATTGA